The nucleotide window aaaaacaattccagaaaatcacattgtaggatttttaatttatttatttgtgttgcCACCGTAGGGTCACGCACTACTCATGAAGAAAATGTTGAACATTCattattcaaaaacataaaataccgtCATACTGtcctttttatttttatacagTGATATGCTATTTTGGCCATATCGTCCAGCCCTATCCTGAATGATAAATAAGTTAATCATTTGATAATAGTTATTCTCTTTTCCTGTCCTCAGGCCACAACACCTACGTGGGGGCCATCTGTTTCCATCCTCAGGCCACAACACCTACGTGGGGGCCATCTGTTTCCATCCTCAGGCAACAACACCTACGTGGGGGCCATCTGTTTCCATCCTCAGGCCACAACACCTACGTGGGGGCCATCTGTTTCCATCCTCAGGCCACAACACCTACGTGGGGGCCATCTGTTTCCATCCTCAGGCCACAACACCTACGTGGGGGCCATCTGTTTCCATCCTCAGGCCACAACACCTACGTGGGGGCCATCTGTTTCCATCCTCAGGCCACAACACCTACGTGGGGGCCATCTGTTTCCATCCTCAGGCCACAACACCTACGTGGGGGCCATCTGTTTCCATCCTCAGGCCACAACACCTACGTGGGGGCCATCTGTTTCATCCTCAGGCCACAACACCTACGTGGGGGCCATCTGTTTCCATCCTCAGGCCACAACACCTACGTGGGGGCCATCTGTTTCCATCCTCAGGCCACAACACCTACGTGGGGGCCATCTGTTTCCATCCTCAGGCCACAACACCTACGTGGGGGCCATCTGTTTCCATCCTCAGGCCACAACACCTACGTGGGGGCCATCTGTTTCCATCCTCAGGCCACAACACCTACGTGGGGGCCATCTGTTTCCATCCTCAGGCCACAACACCTACGTGGGGGCCATCTGTTTCCATCCTCAGGCCACAACACCTACGTGGGGGCCATCTGTTTCCATCCTCAGGCCACAACACCTACGTGGGGGCCATCTGTTTCATCCTCAGGCCACAACACCTACGTGGGGGCCATCTGTTTCCATCCTCAGGCCACAACACCTACGTGGGGGCCATCTGTTTCCATCCTCAGGCCACAACACCTACGTGGGGGCCATCTGTTTCCATCCTCAGGCCACAACACCTACGTGGGGGCCATCTGTTTCCATCCTCAGGCCACAACACCTACGTGGGGGCCATCTGTTTCCATCCTCAGGCCACAACACCTACGTGGGGGCCATCTGTTTCCATCCTCAGGCCACAACACCTACGTGGGGGCCATCTGTTTCCATCCTCAGGCCACAACACCTACGTGGGGGCCATCTGTTTCCATCCTCAGGCCACAACACCTACGTGGGGGCCATCTGTTTCCATCCTCAGGCCACAACACCTACGTGGGGGCCATCTGTTTCCATCCTCAGGCCACAACACCTACGTGGGGGCCATCTGTTTCCATCCTCAGGCCACAACACCTACGTGGGGGCCATCTGTTTCCATCCTCAGGCCACAACACCTACGTGGGGGCCATCTGTTTCCATCCTCAGGCCACAACACCTACGTGGGGGCCATCTGTTTCCATCCTCAGGCCACAACACCTACGTGGGGGCCATCTGTTTCCATCCTCAGGCCACAACACCTACGTGGGGGCCATCTGTTTCCATCCTCAGGCCACAACACCTACGTGGGGGCCATCTGTTTCCATCCTCAGGCCACAACACCTACGTGGGGGCCATCTGTTTCCATCCTCAGGCCACAACACCTACGTGGGGGCCATCTGTTTCCATCCTCAGGCCACAACACCTACGTGGGGGCCATCTGTTTCCATCCTCAGGCCACAACACCTACGTGGGGGCCATCTGTTTCCATCCTCAGGCCACAACACCTACGTGGGGGCCATCTGTTTCCATCCTCAGGCCACAACACCTACGTGGGGGCCATCTGTTTCCATCCTCAGGCCACAACACCTACGTGGGGGCC belongs to Oncorhynchus keta strain PuntledgeMale-10-30-2019 chromosome 9, Oket_V2, whole genome shotgun sequence and includes:
- the LOC127931607 gene encoding uncharacterized WD repeat-containing protein alr3466-like; this translates as MSDEDEAPLVKKTSIFYGSLEERERLGRVSSGSLELAEHVSELQSENLNNYCSQIGDDRPKSFCQFSPNSKMFVTAAWSGLCKLWNVRLHPYLYSSGPQHLRGGHLFPSSGHNTYVGAICFHPQATTPTWGPSVSILRPQHLRGGHLFPSSGHNTYVGAICFHPQATTPTWGPSVSILRPQHLRGGHLFPSSGHNTYVGAICFHPQATTPTWGPSVSILRPQHLRGGHLFPSSGHNTYVGAICFHPQATTPTWGPSVSILRPQHLRGGHLFPSSGHNTYVGAICFHPQATTPTWGPSVSILRPQHLRGGHLFPSSGHNTYVGAICFHPQATTPTWGPSVSILRPQHLRGGHLFPSSGHNTYVGAICFHPQATTPTWGPSVSILRPQHLRGGHLFPSSGHNTYVGAICFHPQATTPTWGPSVSILRPQHLRGGHLFPSSGHNTYVGAICFHPQATTPTWGPSVSILRPQHLRGGHLFPSSGNNTYVGAICFHPQATTPTWGPSVSILRPL